The window CAGGAGGGGTTGGGAGTTCTGAATGGGTGACTGGAAGAGGGCTAACTTGATAGAGCTGGGTCAAGCTGGGTCAttcttcagagaaacaaatgagcaggTGGTTTTCCTGCTTAGCAGAATGGGTGACACTGATACTTCACTTCTACTCCGGCAGCACCAGGCGGGGCAGGCCCCACACCTGGGCAGTGGACAGCCACAGCAGAATCTGTACCATCCAGGGGCCCTAACAGGCACACCTCCCTCTCTACCACCGGGACCTTCTGCCCAGTCCCCTCAGAGCAGCTTTCCCCAGCCAGCTGCTGTGTATGCCATCCATCCCCACCAGCAGCTGCCCCACGGCTTCACCAACATGGCCCATGTTACCCAGGTAGGACCAGGGGATACGCTGTCCCATTTCAGTGCTTGTACCACTTTGCAGCCCTCTTTTGATAAGGGATCTCCAAGTGTCTTGTCAGACTGGGCACTAAAGCTGATTCTCTCTACAGGCCCATGTCCAAACTGGAGTCACAGCAGCCCCGCCCCCACACCCTGGGGCACCCCACCCGCCCCAGGTGATGCTGCTGCACCCCCCCCAGGGCCATGGGGGGCCCCCCCAAGGCGCGGTGCCCCCGAGTGGGGTGCCTGCACTCTCAGCTTCCACACCCTCACCCTACCCCTACATCGGACACCCCCAAGGTGAGCAGCCTGGCCAGGCGCCTGGATTTCCAGGAGGAGCCGATGACAGGATTCGTGAGTTCTCGTTAGCTGGGGGAATTTGGCATGGAAGAGCTGAGGGGCTGCAGGTGGGGCAGGATGCACGGGTTCTGGGTGGGGATTGAGGGGTCTTGGAGGCAGGGCTGTCCCAGAGGGCGCCCGCCGACCCACACCTGTCTGTGAAGTATGTAGGGTGGGCAGAAGCCACAGTCGCCGCCGCCAGGGGCTTGCTCCTGGCTCTGTCCTTTGCTTCCCTCCGTCCTCGCTCAGTTGTGATCCAGCAGCCCCCCTCCccactgcctccccagctctcagTGACCCCGACTGTCTCCTGACTTAGCCGAGGTAAGGTCAGCGCAGCAGACAGGGCCAGACTGGGGCGTGGGGGGCTGAGCTGGGCAACTGAGTAAGGGCTTTCTGGCCTACTGGGAAACAGCGTTTGACCTGTGCTTCTGACAGCCCCCTGAGACTCCTGGAGGAGGCCGTTCCTccccacaccccccacaccccctGGACGCATTGACAGAGGGACAGCTGCTCGGGTTCTaatgctcctgctctctctctttcccctccaacCAGTTCAATCTCATCCCTCCCAGCAGCTCCCCTTCCACCCCCCGGGGAACTGAAGATTGTCCTGGCCGCGACCTGAGACCTCCATGAGTGGAGGGAAGAGTGATCTATGTCTCTTCCCCCAGCAGCTCGGACCAGTCctagccccacccccaacccctttCCCTTGGGGAGCTGGGGAATTCCTGCCAAGCACCTTGAATGGGAGGGGTCCTTGAAGTGGGCAGGGCTGGGGTccagcgggggtgggggaggttccTGCTCTGCCCCTGCCGGGTCCCACCCAGTCTTGTCCTCCCATCCTCTCATCTGTTCCCCCGCTGGAGACGGAagatcttttattttctattatttataaccTCAGACTTGGGCCCCCTGTTCTTCCCCCATTAACTTGAGTGTCCTGTGTGAGAGACCGACAGACAGATGCCTCAAGGACTTTCActttttattacataaaaaaatttaaaaaaaacaataaaaaaaataaaattttaaactaacTTAACCTTCCTGTAGTAAACAAATCAGGTTTTAATTAATCAGCTTCAcctagaacccaggtcctctgtaaaagcaacaagtgctcttaaccattaagctaCCTCCAGCCCCACCAAAGGTGTTCTttgttgagtcagggtctctgtcctagaactctgctCTGTAGTTAAGACAAAACTCTAATCCCAAACTTAGAATTCTGTAACCTAAAGAAGCTTGGCTTCTTTAGCAGAGTAGACTATTCTCCCAGGACTAAAGATGGGGATACTACTTAGTGGTAGATGTTTGCTGTGGGGAAGGCAAGAAAAGCCCCCAGAATCTGGGTATGGCTGCATACTGGGTGTGTGAGTGAAAGGGATGTGGTAAATAGGGAAGGGTGATAACACCTAGCAAGAGTACCCTCAGGACAGATGGGGCGGGAATGCACAGAACTGGAGGGTGCTGCTAGCTACTGACTGCCTTTTAACACTAGAGAAGTCTGTCATCGGGAACTGCCATGGATGGTACCGACAGCTGAGCACATACCCTAATTTATCTTAGTGTTTCAGgtcttctgagacagggcctcaggTAGGCTGTGTTGGCCTCAGTTTATAGGCATGTACTATCATGCCTAGCTATGGTCTTTGTTTTTTTACCAGTTTCCCTCTGGCTTGTATGCCAGAATGGACTTTATGCTAGAAACACCCAATCGGCTTTGGGGTACTCCAAATCTAAGTGTTCCTCCACATCTTCTTACACAGAAGACACAAGACACAGGTTGATATTCACAGAACAGTTTATTTGCCTACCTCTCCTGGCAGGCCACTCCTTGTGAACAGGAGAAATGTTTATAGCTGTATGCTGCTTGGATGCAGTGTGTGTCCACAGGAGGGAACGCTGGCCAAGGCAGCTCTAAGCTCAACAACCTGAGCACAAGTCCAGACTCAGCTCCACTTGATGTTCTTGTCCTCTTCGGTCATGGCTGGTATGTCAGTGACAATGCCAGTGCCAATGGTCTTGTTGCCATCCCTCAAAGTGAACCGCTGGCCTTTCTCTAAGATCATGGGCTGCCGCAGGATTAGGTTGAGCTTCAAGTCCTCTCCAGGCATGGCAAGTTCCTAatagagaaggaaaaggcagtCAGCAGAGTACCTTCATTGTATAACCCGGGTCAAGTTATGGGAGAATATAACAGGTGAAAGAGCCTATCTGGGCACATGTAAAGGACTGTGATCAGGAATTTGGTATTACGCAGTTTTAGTCAACAGCAGTTTTCTGAGCCCTCCATGTTTCACAAAATACAACAGgaagaaccaaaaccaaatacAACCTTTTCTATGGCATGTTTCTCTGGTGTTCCTAAATTTCCAACTTAATTTGAAGCCCGAAGAAAGAGCTAACCTGTGTGTCATGCTGTATCTTTAGGTAGAACTCTGCTTTTGGGTTGTTTTGAGACGCATAcacaaccaccacccagctatttgtttaatctttgttttatcttcaagtgctgggattaaaggcgtgtaccaccactgccaggttttATATCCACTAGCCCCATCATACCTTCCCTGGAGGCAAGATGACACGACAGGCCATGTCCCAAGTCAGGGAGAACATGACGGGCATGAAATGAGATACGAATGGTTTGTGGCGGCCACCCTCCTCCTTGCTGAGGACATAAACCTAGAGGAGAGGAACAAGGGTAGAATGACCTGGATGGAAGTCCTGCTGCTTTCTAGTCAAGGGACTTGGCCCAACCCTACCAAACTATCACCTGGGCCTCCACCTTCTGGTGGGGTTGGATGGAGCCTGGCTTGACCATGACCAAGCCACGCCTCAAATCCTCCCGCTTTAGGCCTCGGACCAGAGCACCCAGGttatcccctgcctcagccctctcCAGGCTCTTGTGGAACATCTCAATGCCTAGAAAGACAAGCAGGAAGGTGGTCTGAGGCAGAAGGCAGGTACAAGACCTACAAGGGAAAGGGTCATTCGGAGACTGCCCCAGCGTCTGAAGTTTTCCTTCTTGTACCTGTCACCACAGTGCGAATGTTCTTGTTATGTCCCAGCAGCTCACACTCATCTCCCTTCTTTAAAATGCCACGTTCTAGTGTACCTGTTACCACTGTACCCCGGCCTGCAAAGGAACAGGGCAGGTCACCAGAGATCTCGGGTTACATGGTCCCAATAGGGAGGGATCTAAGTGAGCATAGGCCTCACCAGGAATAGAATAAACTGACtctacaggaagcagaaagggctTCTCCAGGTCCCGGGTGGGCACTGGGATGTAAGTGTCCACCGCATCCAGCAGCTTCTGCACTGATTTCACTCCCAGCTCAGGATCACGTTGCTGTTGGAGAGAGACGATAGGACCCTGAAATTTCTGCTCCTTCCCCAGAATGCTAGTCTCCGGGCAGAGGGAAGGAAGCTCTACCCCATTCTCCTAACAGCAGCAGCCCCTGCTTTTACCTCCAGGGCACAGAGCGCAGAACCTATGATGACTGGGGCCTCCTCTCCTTTATAGCCAAACTCGGTGAGAAGCTCCCGGATCTCCAGCTCGACTAGCTCCACCATCTCCGAGTCCTGGACCGCATCCGCCTTATTCACATATACCACAACATGCTCCACTCCAATCTGCAAGTGAGAACGAGGCGAAGATGGTGTCCTCAGTTACCCAATTTCTCACTTCACTTCCATTCCGCTCCTTCCAGACCCCCGTACCTGTTTAGCTAGTAGTAAGTGCTCTCGGGTCTGGGGCATGGGGCCGTCATTAGCTGCTACCACCAGGATGCAGCCATCCAGAGGGGCAGTGCCTGTGATCATGTTCTgggtagaagaggaagaaagtcaGCTTAGTTCAAGGACCTCTTCAACTATGCATCATCTAACTAGGTAGCTGTGAAGATCCCCACCTCTCTGCCATGTCCTCACCACCCACAGCCACAAATCCCCGTTCTTGTATCCAAACACCACCACTATCTTATAACCTCCTCCCCTCAAACCTCCACTGACCTGTGAAGCAGGTTCTGATTGTCCCCAGCAACCCTCACCTTAACATAATCTGCATGACCAGGGCAGTCTGTGTGGGCATAGTGGCGGGCAGCAGTGCTATACTCCACATGAGCTGCATTGATGGTGATACCCCGAGCTCGCTCCTCAGGGGCATTGTCTATCTCCTCGTACTTCTTGAACTTAGCTCCACCTCCCTCGGCTAGAACTACCAGAGGAAGAGAACACACCTCTCAACTAGGGTTCAGCGCTGCAGACGAGGTTCCAGGCACACGCCTGAATCCCTTATACATGAACAATCTGAATGGATAAAGCTCTCTAATCTCCAATTCTTCTAGAAGATAACTTGGCAGGGGGAGGGAGGGTACGACAAAAAGAACTGTCCAAGGGGTTTGTCCTTGTCACAGACGCATAACTTCTCCGCTGATAGCGTCTCCTTTTAAACCACTCCACACAGAATGCCATTGAGACTTTTAGACTGTGCCTTACAGAGCTCTTCTTGCACAGGGCAACCTGTCTCCTGCATCTTCCAATCTGAAGGGTTTTGGCGCCAGGCTAAACAACAGACTACAGACACTACTCCCCGGCTCTGGTCCTTCCAGCTGACAGGGCATTGCAGGACGCCCCCAACCATAACCCAACCCAAACTCACTTTTTGTGATGGCTGCGGTCAGGGTGGTCTTGCCGTGGTCCACATGGCCAATGGTACCCACATTCACATGGGGCTTGTCGCGCACGTAGGTCTTCTTGGCCTCCACGGCAAGACCGCGACACAAGAAGGGCGATGCCCGGGCTTTCAGCGGCCGCAGCCGACCTTGCAGCAATGGGGTCGGGCTGGCACAGAGACCTGCGGGGAAAGGAGCTTGGGGTAGTGGATCCGAACCCAGCTACCTCGATGCCCCTCATCTCTCCAGGCTGCCTGCACCCAACCCGCCCCCTCACCGCTGAAGCGGGGTGTCGCTCGTAATAGGGTGGCGGCCGCCATTGTGGGACTACACGGCGACCGGGACCGAAAATTAGGCACCGGGAACCCGCGCGTGCAGGGAAGGACGGGCACTTGCGACTACAGATCACTTCCGGCGGAAATGAGGGTCGGGAGAACGAGTTTGGGAGCCTCTAGCCGCCAATCTTTATGGCCATGGCCACTGATATCCGGGTATAAGGCGGAAGAGGAGGATTTTGTCTCGCGGGGAAGGACACAATTTCTACAGTTCGGCCTGAGGGGCCGTTTTTAGGAGGAAAGTGCGCAGCATCCCACAATGCACCAGCGCCCTCGAAGGCTTATGGGCGTTGTAGTTTCCGTGGCGGCAGGCGTTTGCTTAGGGCTGGGTTCGATTCATAGGGAAGCTCTCCCAGCCTGTGAGAAgtaaaaataactggagttagggatggatGAGGTCCGGAGAGTTCCAGTCCCCATGTCTCTTGCAGGaatcctgttctctctctcactgtcctctctttctctctctctcttccttacttttccccttctttcttctgagacagggtctcactcactACATAGctttgtctggcctggaactcgccatgtagatcaggctggccttctgACTCTagagagatccgtctgtctcaatgctgggattaagggtgtgcaccccCACGCCCGGATAAATTTTCTGGGTGATAGCGCCACCCGTCTTATTTTGTTCATGTAACACCGAGGTTGAAGACCAGTTTTGGgaactgacaacctgagtcttTAGTCTCCAGTGCGGAGCACATAGCAGATACCCGGTAAATGCCTGTTGGCTAAAAGTGTAAGGGCAGCAGTGACTGAACTTTCATGTCCGTGTTTTCTCACAGCTTCCTCATCTCTCGCGAGATGATAATAGAAGCTACTCAACTCTTGACCTCCTTTGTGAAATTTGCCCTATAAAAGCTCAATTGACAGAATTTGTTCCAAATGCTGTAGATTCCCTAATTCCATCCCTAGAGAGATAATGATTGAAAGTCAAACAAGGAAGCTATATCAcacctcctcaaaaaaaaaaaaaaatcaaacggCTCTATATGTAGGCACACACTTATGATCCCACCACTTAACACACTCAGGCTGGGAATCGCGTTCTAAGGCCTGAGCACAGActgaaaaggcaaaaataaagaaCAGTAAGTTAAAGTGTTAGTAGGATCTTGCACAAGACTCCTCTCAGTTTTGTGATCTTTTTATCTGAAGTATCCAGAAGaggggctggagcgatgactcagttaagtgcactggctgcccttgcagaggacctgggttaagttcccagcacctacacagcagttcacaaacatctgtaactccagttccaggggatctggcaccctcttctggcctctgtggactccaagcatgcacacagtgcacttACATAAATGgaggcaagacactcatacacataatttttttttcaagacaggtttctcggTAGCTGAGGATccaatcctggaactagctttgtagaccaagctgaccccgaactcacagagatccacctgcctttgcctcccgagtgctgggattaaaggtgtacgccaagttcagcagtcctctttctgcgagttctttgtgtccagtttatgcaatagtccaggcaagagcagtttcttgcccaaatggttatcaaactccataaggatcctcttcgatgcccatcttcttcttgaggtagattggtgctgccaggagcagagtatctcattgtcatgaaaagtcctaagttattaaaacatttaaaatgccacattctgtagtctttgaaagatatgaagaatgtctatctgaaatatatctatgcacatctagaaaatctaactaacatgactacaagcttgactattatagatgattatctattaacaacctatatacattacatttttaaatgaactacacaatcacaataccttaatcaatatcagaaatatatatatacatataataaaattgaccttaattttaaatcactaaagcaaaatcaatatcaatgcaaattattcatatctatatcacatccccctttaaatgtaaaagaacatttataaacaatatttgggaatatgggcacagttatttctctccaaactgcttcctgctgtatgggggcgctgttattcaggtctttcatggtataacctgtgtgccagattcatctcagtcagcagtcgagtgaagtaatttttttgaaggtgttcacagcaacctttcaggagggcgtggtccatcataccatattgggatagaagcgaTTCAcaaggtctcatcctctgtgaaaacaaaagaagaaactcctttccgaagcatcatgtccttagatccaaattttaaagtcaaggtattttcaaaatatctatcttggattagttcagcagcatgtataaacaaatatattttagtagCTATTGCTCCTTTTTcagcaaacaattcaaagagagcataatagcatacagtatcaaaattctctttgtattttccatctttatgtggctttattttaacctctatttcttttacttttattttaattttttgagacaggttctctgtatatctttgtcctggaataactctgtagaccaggctgtccttgaactctcagagatccctctgtctctgcctcccaggcattgggattaaaggtgtatgctaccacaccttgaactctcagagatctgtctgcctctgcctcccaggcattgggattaaaggcatgtgctaccacacccaactactctctttcttcctttttttttgtttttaactttaagaactttaacttttagcctgcatatatttttactgcatatatatttaacacactgtaaatcatttaaagtttttttttgttttgtttttgaatctctctttactgtatctctctttttctgaccacatgagcctttaaattactgagaaatatgggtaggattaaagccgtggctttgccagctaaatccatcccattccttagctttccagcctcgtggCGGAGgtaccactggagccatttttattgccacaactctgtggagtttcaaggtccctgccagcaagcaagctgcagcattctgcccAGAGACCACACACAGTTGGCCTGcctgtctgaaagagtcagagtacagcccagaaagccagcattttaaaacagcacaacttttttcctgctacggctgaaaacaaataagcattcagtcagcttttatcaacaccatttaagtgtttcgtggcaggacctcttaagagctgcagggttttgcagctgaagctgagtcaggaagcctctcttagatgagagcgcttgcttgcctctagcaagcagagcagacccaagaaattgctgctaccaagaaaacatgctttactctattctttcccaagctttctcaagctttctgtggattcagttatccacacattgggcagccattctgttggcagctggatccagcccattccttagctttccagcctcatggcggaggtaccggctgtagccacgtttattgccacaagtctatggcgtttcaaaggtccttgccagcaaacaagttgagtgttgtttaacactcaaatgctctctctacaactgacctcctgcctcaaagagtcagagtttgccctgatGGATGTGTGGATTCAGTCCTCCATATCCTGTGGAGGGCTCCTCCATCTTGAAGTAAAATACCATCTAACTGGCCTGTGGGCTAAACTGCACAACCTGTGGTTGGACGGGAGAGACTCTGACAGAAAGGACAAAAGACAAGCGTGGTGATGCACACCCaagatcccagcattcaggaggctcaGGCTGGACCATGACTAGTTTGAGCTAGCCTGGGTTTcagaactgtctcaaaaagcaagcagATAGGCGAGGAATGTGACTCAGCTGAAGAGCTTATACAATAAGTCttggctttgattcccagcagggCATAACCCAGTATGGTggggcacacctataatcccagtactcaagaggtggaggcaaggcAATCCATCAGAAGATCCACCCTCATAAATTCAAAGACACCttaggatacatgagaccctgcctcaaaaaacggTCCAATGATAGACCACACAAAACAGAGTCTGGTTTGTCAGTGTCTCATATTGCCTGAGTCTCACCTCTGCAGCTTTAATACTAGATAGCGCTACAGACTTGtagattttattatattgattttgTTATAGACTAAAGCAGCTTGGTGATGGGCCAATGCCTAAAATCCCAGTACTTGATGAACAGGAACAGGAAGACTGAAAGTTTAATGCCACCCCCTGTTACACAGAGGGTTTGAGACTCACCTGGGGTgcatgaaattctgtctcaaaaaagtcaatAGAAAGGTAAGGGTCTGGTGAGGTGACCACTGAGTAAAGGTGATTctaccaagcctgataacctgagttgaATTACTGGAGCCCACATGGTtggatggagagaaccaactgtCTTCTGAGTTTCACATGTGCAACAACatgtgacatacacacatatggaaataaacacatataaacatatatattaaataaatagatgatgccgggcggtggtggcgcacgcctttaatcccagcactcggga of the Chionomys nivalis chromosome 8, mChiNiv1.1, whole genome shotgun sequence genome contains:
- the Tufm gene encoding elongation factor Tu, mitochondrial, translated to MAAATLLRATPRFSGLCASPTPLLQGRLRPLKARASPFLCRGLAVEAKKTYVRDKPHVNVGTIGHVDHGKTTLTAAITKILAEGGGAKFKKYEEIDNAPEERARGITINAAHVEYSTAARHYAHTDCPGHADYVKNMITGTAPLDGCILVVAANDGPMPQTREHLLLAKQIGVEHVVVYVNKADAVQDSEMVELVELEIRELLTEFGYKGEEAPVIIGSALCALEQRDPELGVKSVQKLLDAVDTYIPVPTRDLEKPFLLPVESVYSIPGRGTVVTGTLERGILKKGDECELLGHNKNIRTVVTGIEMFHKSLERAEAGDNLGALVRGLKREDLRRGLVMVKPGSIQPHQKVEAQVYVLSKEEGGRHKPFVSHFMPVMFSLTWDMACRVILPPGKELAMPGEDLKLNLILRQPMILEKGQRFTLRDGNKTIGTGIVTDIPAMTEEDKNIKWS